The following are from one region of the Halogeometricum sp. S3BR5-2 genome:
- a CDS encoding CPBP family intramembrane glutamic endopeptidase: MNYDSLTSFDRRSRARVRTLDGTRLGGVAVTAGRVLLALAAILLAVAAFGAASVAAIRLLGADVATSVPVAFVAGLVGTLGVLGAYAAYVRVVEARPVTELGRRGAVREFLSGTVLGAGLFTAAVGVVWVAGGYEVTGTNPWLLAVPFVTGALFWAALEELVYRAVLLRIVERRFGTWVALVGSSLAFAAFHVVATPNVTVWTGLTVFLAGLWLGGAYLYTRRLWLPVALHAAWNFAQGAVFGIAVSGDEGGQGLLVGVTSGPTWLTGGAYGLEGSAVVVVVVLLAAAVVLRAARRDGRFVPSRRS, translated from the coding sequence ATGAACTACGACTCTCTCACCTCGTTCGACCGACGCTCCAGAGCCCGCGTCCGCACTCTCGACGGAACGCGACTCGGCGGCGTCGCGGTCACGGCCGGACGCGTGCTGCTCGCACTCGCCGCGATCCTCCTCGCCGTCGCCGCCTTCGGCGCCGCCTCCGTCGCGGCGATACGGCTCCTCGGGGCCGACGTGGCGACGTCGGTTCCGGTCGCGTTCGTCGCCGGTCTCGTCGGGACGCTCGGCGTCCTCGGCGCCTACGCGGCGTACGTGCGCGTCGTCGAGGCCCGCCCCGTGACCGAACTCGGTCGCCGCGGCGCGGTCCGCGAGTTCCTCTCCGGGACCGTCCTCGGCGCCGGCCTGTTCACCGCAGCGGTCGGCGTCGTCTGGGTCGCCGGCGGCTACGAGGTGACCGGGACGAACCCGTGGCTCCTCGCGGTGCCGTTCGTCACGGGCGCGCTGTTCTGGGCGGCGCTCGAAGAACTCGTCTACCGCGCCGTGCTGCTTCGCATCGTCGAGCGCCGCTTCGGCACCTGGGTCGCGCTCGTCGGCTCCTCGCTCGCGTTCGCGGCCTTCCACGTCGTCGCGACGCCGAACGTCACCGTCTGGACGGGACTGACGGTGTTCCTCGCCGGCCTCTGGCTGGGCGGAGCGTACCTCTACACCCGCCGACTCTGGCTCCCCGTCGCGCTCCACGCCGCGTGGAACTTCGCACAGGGCGCCGTGTTCGGCATCGCCGTCTCCGGCGACGAGGGCGGTCAGGGACTGCTCGTCGGAGTCACGTCGGGTCCAACGTGGTTGACCGGCGGCGCCTACGGTCTCGAAGGCTCGGCCGTCGTCGTCGTGGTCGTCCTCCTCGCGGCGGCGGTCGTCCTCCGCGCGGCCCGCCGAGACGGGCGGTTCGTCCCCTCTCGGCGGTCGTGA
- a CDS encoding DUF21 domain-containing protein: MELASAALGFGAVVVLLLCSAFFSSSETAIFSLPAAWVNERAATGDRRATTLKRLREDPHRLLVTILVGNNLVNVAISSIVTVLLVEQFSAGVAVSAATLLVGATVLVFGEIVPKSYGLGNAQRWSLVVAGPVSFVERAISPLVSLFDALTRRLTAWLGGESDIEKPYTE, translated from the coding sequence ATGGAACTCGCGTCCGCCGCCCTCGGGTTCGGTGCCGTGGTCGTCCTACTGCTGTGCAGCGCCTTCTTCTCCAGTTCCGAGACGGCCATCTTCTCGCTGCCGGCCGCGTGGGTGAACGAACGCGCCGCGACGGGCGACCGCCGCGCGACGACGCTGAAACGCCTGCGCGAGGACCCGCACCGACTGCTCGTCACCATCCTCGTCGGCAACAACCTCGTGAACGTGGCGATTTCGAGCATCGTGACGGTGCTGCTCGTCGAACAGTTCTCCGCGGGCGTCGCCGTCTCCGCCGCGACGCTCCTCGTCGGCGCCACCGTCCTCGTCTTCGGCGAAATCGTGCCGAAGTCCTACGGCCTCGGCAACGCGCAGCGCTGGTCGCTCGTCGTGGCGGGCCCCGTCTCCTTCGTCGAACGCGCCATCTCGCCGCTGGTCTCGCTGTTCGACGCGCTGACTCGGCGGCTGACGGCGTGGCTCGGCGGCGAGTCGGACATCGAGAAGCCGTACACCGAGTGA
- the metG gene encoding methionine--tRNA ligase, protein MSHEPFPTEHPAVVTCGLPYANGDLHIGHLRTYVGGDVYSRALKRLGQETAFVSGSDMHGTPVAVNAEKEGVTPEEFALRHHEQYEETFPKFDIEFDNYGHTHDETNTELTTDLVRTLEEEGYLYEKEIPIAYDPEADQWLPDRYVEGTCPYCGAHARGDECDEGCGRHLEPGEIEDPESTLTGNPAEYRERSHRFFRVSELQDYLVEFIDRLEGTSNAQNQPREWIEGELQDWCITRDMDWGIDYPGDTEDDLVLYVWVDAPIEYIASTKQYSERVGPETFDWEKAWREEGDIVHIIGRDIIQHHTVFWPAMLRATGYVEPRAVMASGFITLNGKGFSTSRNRAVWADEYLDEGFAPALIRYYLATNGGFQQDVDFSWEKFRDRVNNELVGTVGNFLYRSLLFAHREYEGTPDADLSEEVRDRIEEAIDEFRAGVNGYSVREVGNAAVRLAQFGNEYIQRNEPWKLDDGEEKERVIRDCVQVAKAVGVLFEPIAPTKAERLWADLNENGDVHEVGVGAALDAPAASFGEPSELFEKIEEDRVEELNEKLEARVAETEADEEEGDADDSDDGESGDESEDGESGDFEPLVEDRIGFEEFQDLDLRVAEILDAEGIDGADKLAKLTVDIGVEERQIVAGLKQLHDLSELPGKKVVVVANLEKAELFGVESNGMVLAAGEEADLLTTHGDAEPGTRVR, encoded by the coding sequence ATGAGCCACGAACCATTCCCCACGGAGCACCCGGCGGTGGTGACCTGCGGGTTGCCGTACGCGAACGGCGACCTGCACATCGGCCACCTCCGGACGTACGTCGGCGGCGACGTCTACAGTCGCGCGCTGAAACGACTCGGACAGGAGACGGCGTTCGTCAGCGGGTCCGACATGCACGGCACGCCCGTCGCCGTCAACGCCGAGAAGGAGGGCGTCACGCCCGAGGAGTTCGCGCTCCGCCACCACGAGCAGTACGAGGAGACGTTCCCGAAGTTCGACATCGAGTTCGACAACTACGGGCACACCCACGACGAGACGAACACGGAGTTGACGACGGACCTCGTCCGCACCTTAGAGGAGGAGGGCTACCTCTACGAGAAGGAGATACCCATCGCCTACGACCCCGAGGCCGACCAGTGGCTTCCGGACCGGTACGTCGAGGGCACCTGCCCCTACTGCGGCGCGCACGCCCGCGGCGACGAGTGCGACGAGGGGTGCGGCCGTCACCTCGAACCCGGCGAGATAGAGGACCCCGAGTCGACGCTGACGGGCAACCCCGCCGAGTACCGCGAGCGGAGTCACCGCTTCTTCCGCGTCTCGGAGCTACAGGACTATCTCGTGGAGTTCATCGATAGACTGGAAGGGACCTCGAACGCGCAGAACCAGCCGCGCGAGTGGATCGAGGGCGAACTGCAGGACTGGTGTATCACCCGCGACATGGACTGGGGCATCGACTACCCCGGCGACACCGAAGACGACCTGGTCCTCTACGTCTGGGTGGACGCCCCCATCGAGTACATCGCCTCCACGAAGCAGTACTCAGAGCGGGTCGGACCCGAGACGTTCGACTGGGAGAAGGCGTGGCGCGAGGAGGGCGACATCGTCCACATCATCGGCCGCGACATCATCCAGCACCACACCGTCTTCTGGCCGGCGATGCTGCGCGCGACGGGGTACGTCGAACCCCGCGCCGTGATGGCCTCGGGGTTCATCACGCTGAACGGCAAGGGGTTCTCCACCTCGCGCAACCGCGCCGTCTGGGCCGACGAGTACCTGGACGAGGGCTTCGCCCCGGCGCTCATCCGCTACTACCTCGCCACGAACGGCGGGTTCCAACAGGACGTGGACTTCTCGTGGGAGAAGTTCCGCGACCGGGTGAACAACGAACTCGTCGGCACCGTCGGCAACTTCCTCTACCGGTCGCTGCTGTTCGCGCACCGCGAGTACGAGGGAACGCCCGACGCGGACCTCTCCGAGGAGGTGCGCGACCGCATCGAGGAGGCCATCGACGAGTTCCGCGCGGGCGTGAACGGCTACTCCGTCCGCGAGGTGGGCAACGCCGCCGTCCGACTCGCGCAGTTCGGCAACGAGTACATCCAGCGGAACGAGCCGTGGAAGCTCGACGACGGCGAGGAGAAAGAGCGGGTCATCCGCGACTGCGTGCAGGTGGCGAAGGCCGTCGGCGTCCTCTTCGAACCCATCGCACCGACGAAGGCCGAACGCCTCTGGGCGGACCTGAACGAGAACGGCGACGTGCACGAGGTTGGCGTCGGCGCCGCCCTCGACGCTCCGGCGGCGTCGTTCGGCGAGCCCTCTGAACTGTTCGAGAAGATCGAGGAGGACCGAGTCGAGGAACTCAACGAGAAACTCGAAGCGCGCGTCGCGGAGACGGAAGCGGACGAGGAGGAGGGCGACGCCGACGACTCCGACGACGGCGAGAGCGGGGACGAGTCCGAGGATGGCGAGAGCGGCGACTTCGAACCCCTCGTCGAAGACCGCATCGGCTTCGAGGAGTTCCAGGACCTCGACCTCCGGGTCGCCGAGATACTCGACGCCGAGGGCATCGACGGCGCGGACAAACTGGCGAAACTGACCGTCGACATCGGCGTCGAGGAGCGTCAGATCGTCGCGGGGCTGAAACAGCTTCACGACCTCTCGGAACTGCCCGGCAAGAAGGTGGTCGTCGTGGCCAACCTGGAGAAGGCCGAACTGTTCGGCGTCGAGTCGAACGGGATGGTGCTGGCCGCGGGCGAGGAGGCGGACCTCCTGACCACCCACGGCGACGCGGAACCCGGGACGCGCGTTCGGTAG